The Paraburkholderia caffeinilytica genome segment CAGAGTCCGGCCCTCGACCGGCTGATTGCCCGCGCGACGCTGGTCGAACGGGTGGTCGGCGAGGATTTTCAGCGCACGCTGCCGCACGAGCGCTGGGTGGCGCGCCAGTTCGGCGCGCTGCCGGGCGGCAAGGCAGCCGCCGACGAAGCCCCGCTCGCGCCGTACATGCTGCGCGCCGACGGCGGCGAACCCGGCAGCGCCACGTGGGCCTGCGTGCAACCGGTGCACGTGCGCATCGCGCACGACCATCTGGTGCTGATCGATCCGGCCTCGCTCGAACTGTCCGACGACGAAGCCAGCGTGCTGCTGGCGGTCGCCCGGCCGCTGATCGAGGAACTCGGCGTGCGTATCGAAGCGCCGAAGCCCGCGCGCTGGTATTTGTCGGGCGACGGTTTCGGCACGCTGGCAGGCGCATCGCCCTTGCGCGCAAGCGGTCGCAACATCGAAATCTGGCTGCCACACGAGGCCCATTCCGGCGACCGGTCACGCGCCTGGATGAAGCTGCAGAACGAAGTGCAGATGGCGTGGTTCGAACATCCCGTCAATGAAGCGCGGGAGGCGCGTGGGCTACCGGCCGTCAACTCGATCTGGTTTCACGCCCAGGGCGCAGCGCAGCCGGTCAGGAGTCCGTTCGCGCGGGTGTTCTCCGACGCGGCGGCCACGCGTGGCCTCGCCATGACGGCGGGTGTCGAAGTGGGCGCGCCACCGGCATCCTTCGCGGCACTCATGGCGGCGCGCGCCGCGGCCGGTGTTTCAGGCAACGGTTCGGGGCACATGCCTGGCGGCGCGTCCGCAATCGCAATCGCAATCGCGAGCGCTGGTGCTGGTGCTGGTGCTGGTGCTGGTGCTGGTGCTGGTGCTGGTGCTGGTGCTGGTGCTGGTGCTGGTGCTGGTGCCAACGCTAATGCCAATGCCAGTGGCGCCACGCTGGTCGAACTCGATCCCTTCTCCGCACCCTACATCGAGCAGGACTGGGCGCGCTGGAACGACGCCTTCGCCGCCTTGCAAACCGACTGGTTCGAGCCCGCACTAGTAGCGCTGCAATCCGGTCAGTTAAACGAACTCGCCCTGACGCTGTGCGGCGACACCGGCTCGGTGACGCTCACGGTCACGCGCGGCGACCTGCGCAAAATCTGGCGACGGCGCGTGTTCGCCTCGCTGTTTATCGAATGACTCTTCGAATGACCCTTCGAATGATCCACGGCCTTTCCGAATGACTCGAATCGTTACGCGCGCCTCGTCACCCGTCGACGCCGAAGTCCTCACCCGCCACGGCCTGCATCCGGTGCTCGCACGCCTGTACGCCGCGCGCGGCGTGTGCATGCCCGACGAAATCGAAACCGGTCTGGCGCGGCTCGTGCCGCCCGCCGGGCTCAAATGCTGCGAAGACGCCGCCGTGCTGCTCGCCGATGCCATCGAGCGCAAGCGCCGCATGCTGGTGGTCGCCGACTACGACTGCGACGGCGCCACCGCCTGCGCGGTCGCGGTGCGCGGCCTGCGCATGTTCGGCGGCCAGATCGACTACCTGGTGCCGAACCGCTTCGAGTACGGCTATGGCCTCACGCCCGAGATCGTCGCGCTGGCCGCCCGCAGCGCGTCGGGCAAGCCGGAACTGCTGATTACGGTCGATAACGGCATCGCCAGCGTCGAGGGCGTGGAAGCGGCCAATGCGCTCGGCATCGACGTGCTGGTCACCGATCATCACCTCCCCGGCGACGAACTCCCGGCGGCACGCGCGATCGTCAATCCGAACCAGCCGGGCTGTACGTTCCCGAGCAAGTGCATGGCGGGTGTCGGCGTGATGTTTTATGTGCTGCTGGCATTGCGCGCGGAATTGCGCCGCCGCGGCGCCTTCAGCGACGACGTCCCCGAGCCGCGCCTGGACGGCTTGCTCGATCTGGTCGCGCTCGGCACGGTGGCCGACGTGGTCAAACTCGACGGCAACAACCGCGTGCTGGTCGCGCAAGGTCTGCAGCGGATTCGCAAAGGCAAGATGCAGCCGGGCATCGCCGCCCTCTTTCGGGCGGCCGCACGCGACGCCCGCAGCGCGTCGGGCTTCGACCTCGGCTTCGCGCTCGGGCCGCGCCTGAACGCGGCCGGCCGCCTGTCGGACATGTCGCTCGGCATCGAGTGCCTGACCACCGACGACATCGGCCGCGCCTGGGACCTCGCGCAGCAGCTCGACACGATGAACCGCGAGCGCCGCGAAATCGAAGCCGGCATGCAGCAGCAGGCGCTCGAAGACCTCTCCGCGATCAATCCTGAGGGCGCGACCACCATCACGCTGTTCAATCCGAGCTGGCACCAGGGCGTAATCGGCATCGTCGCCGGCCGGTTGAAGGAAAAATTCCACCGGCCGTCGTTCACGTTCGCGCTCGCCGACGACAGCGGCCAGCTCGTCAAAGGCTCGGGCCGTTCGATCTCGGGCTTCCATCTGCGGGACGCGCTCGATCTGATCTCGAAGCGCGAGCCGGGGCTGATCGTCAAATTCGGCGGCCACGCGATGGCCGCGGGCCTCACGATCGCCGCCGCCGACGTGCCTCGCTTCACCGCCGCGTTCGAAGCGGTCGGCCGCGAATGGCTCTCCGAAGAAGCGCTCTCGCGCACGGTCGAAACCGACGGTGAACTCGAGGACGCCTATTTCACGCCGCAATTCGTCGAAATGCTCGACGCCGCCGTCTGGGGCCAGGGCTTTCCGGCACCGGTGTTTTCCGGGGAATTCGACATCGCCTCGCAGGCGCTGGTGAAGGACAAGCATCTGAAACTGCAACTGGTGCGCGGCCGCCAGCGCTTCAACGCGATCTGGTTCAATCACACCGACACGCTGCCCGCGCGCACCACCGTTGCATATCGGTTGGCCAGCGACACCTGGAACGGCGTGTCGCGAGTGCAATTGATCGTCGAGCACGCGGCGAGCTGAAAATCACCGCAAAATCAATCCCAAACCCGCACCGGATCGCTCAAGAGCCTCCGGCGCGGCGTGCCGATCGGCTATAATTTCCCCTTTTTACGAAGCTATAAAAGATCGACATGGAAGCGGAACGTCTCAACGCGATCGAAGCCTCTCTGGCGGACCTGCGCACGCGCGCGGACTCGCTACGGGGGTATCTTTGACTACGACGACAAGGCATTACGTCTGATCGAAGTCAACCGGGAACTCGAAGACCCGGACGTCTGGAACGACTCGAAGCACGCCCAGGCCCTCGGCCGGGAAAAGAAGCTGCTCGACGACACCGTCGGCAAACTCACGTCGCTCGATAACGACCTGCGCGACGCGCAGGACCTGTTCGACATGGCCCGCGAAGAAGATGACGAAGAAACCCTTCTCGCCTGCGAATCGGACGCGCAAGGCATCGAACAACGCGTCGCCGACATGGAATTTCGCCGGATGTTCGCGAATCCGGCCGACCCGAACAACGCCTTTCTCGACATCCAGGCCGGCGCCGGCGGCACCGAAGCGTGCGACTGGGCGTCCATGCTGCTGCGCCAGTACCTGCGCTACTGCGAGCGCAAGG includes the following:
- a CDS encoding regulator; protein product: MRSIMHANRLHLLLPFALPSAADASTALHDIQSPALDRLIARATLVERVVGEDFQRTLPHERWVARQFGALPGGKAAADEAPLAPYMLRADGGEPGSATWACVQPVHVRIAHDHLVLIDPASLELSDDEASVLLAVARPLIEELGVRIEAPKPARWYLSGDGFGTLAGASPLRASGRNIEIWLPHEAHSGDRSRAWMKLQNEVQMAWFEHPVNEAREARGLPAVNSIWFHAQGAAQPVRSPFARVFSDAAATRGLAMTAGVEVGAPPASFAALMAARAAAGVSGNGSGHMPGGASAIAIAIASAGAGAGAGAGAGAGAGAGAGAGAGAGANANANASGATLVELDPFSAPYIEQDWARWNDAFAALQTDWFEPALVALQSGQLNELALTLCGDTGSVTLTVTRGDLRKIWRRRVFASLFIE
- the recJ gene encoding single-stranded-DNA-specific exonuclease RecJ, whose product is MTRIVTRASSPVDAEVLTRHGLHPVLARLYAARGVCMPDEIETGLARLVPPAGLKCCEDAAVLLADAIERKRRMLVVADYDCDGATACAVAVRGLRMFGGQIDYLVPNRFEYGYGLTPEIVALAARSASGKPELLITVDNGIASVEGVEAANALGIDVLVTDHHLPGDELPAARAIVNPNQPGCTFPSKCMAGVGVMFYVLLALRAELRRRGAFSDDVPEPRLDGLLDLVALGTVADVVKLDGNNRVLVAQGLQRIRKGKMQPGIAALFRAAARDARSASGFDLGFALGPRLNAAGRLSDMSLGIECLTTDDIGRAWDLAQQLDTMNRERREIEAGMQQQALEDLSAINPEGATTITLFNPSWHQGVIGIVAGRLKEKFHRPSFTFALADDSGQLVKGSGRSISGFHLRDALDLISKREPGLIVKFGGHAMAAGLTIAAADVPRFTAAFEAVGREWLSEEALSRTVETDGELEDAYFTPQFVEMLDAAVWGQGFPAPVFSGEFDIASQALVKDKHLKLQLVRGRQRFNAIWFNHTDTLPARTTVAYRLASDTWNGVSRVQLIVEHAAS